From the genome of Vitis riparia cultivar Riparia Gloire de Montpellier isolate 1030 chromosome 2, EGFV_Vit.rip_1.0, whole genome shotgun sequence, one region includes:
- the LOC117928610 gene encoding aluminum-activated malate transporter 12-like: protein MFSAFLGGLNIAMAGDAVSGISGEDGKKSVAVFAEKMRVWPCLVWQRISKVGRDDPRRVIHSLKVGVSLTLVSLLYLMEPLFKGIGENAIWAVMTVVVVLEFTAGATLCKGLNRGLGTVLAGSLAFLMEYIATSSGHVFRAVFIGTAVFLTGAVATYIRFFPFIKKNYDYGVVIFILTFNLITVSSYRVDNVLQLAHERFYTIVIGCAICLFMSLLIFPNWSGEALHNSMVCKLEGLAKSVEACVDEYFNNAEEQEKKDAPSEDPIYKGYKAVLDSKSTEETLALHASWEPRHSIHCYRFPGQQYVKLGAALRHFGYTIVALHGCLQTEIQTPHSVRALFKDPCFQVAAEVSKVLRELANCIRARRHCGQELLSDHLHEALQDLNTAVKSQPRLFLGSNKNQATNMLAVAAATARQKREKYSGVSLSSVKTDSSALMEWKSKRASEQSSEADRKVLRPTLSKLAITSLEFSEALPFAAFASLLVETVARLELVIAEVEELARVATFKEYKPDDEFVVICEPSQMRNADTLHCNLPSHGAE, encoded by the exons ATGTTCTCTGCATTTCTTGGGGGCTTAAATATTGCGATGGCCGGAGATGCGGTGTCTGGAATAAGTGGGGAAGATGGGAAGAAAAGTGTTGCAGTTTTTGCTGAGAAAATGAGGGTGTGGCCATGTCTGGTGTGGCAAAGGATTTCCAAGGTTGGACGAGACGATCCGAGAAGGGTGATTCACTCTCTGAAAGTCGGTGTGTCTTTGACACTGGTTTCCTTGTTGTACCTAATGGAGCCATTGTTTAAAGGCATTGGAGAAAATGCCATTTGGGCTGTCATGACTGTGGTGGTTGTGCTTGAGTTCACTGCAG GAGCAACTTTATGCAAAGGACTGAATAGAGGCCTCGGGACGGTGTTAGCGGGTTCATTGGCATTTTTGATGGAGTATATTGCAACTTCCTCTGGCCATGTATTTCGAGCTGTTTTCATTGGAACTGCAGTTTTTCTGACTG GAGCAGTAGCTACATACATAAGGTTCTTCCCCTTCATAAAGAAGAATTATGACTACGGTGTCGTGATATTTATCTTGACCTTTAATTTGATAACTGTGTCGAGCTACCGGGTAGACAATGTATTGCAGTTAGCACACGAGCGCTTCTACACCATTGTCATTGGCTGTGCCATCTGCCTTTTTATGAGCCTTTTGATTTTTCCAAATTGGTCTGGGGAAGCCCTCCACAATTCCATGGTGTGCAAGCTTGAAGGGCTAGCAAAATCAGTCGAAG CTTGTGTAGATGAATACTTCAATAATGCTGAGGAACAAGAAAAGAAGGATGCACCATCAGAGGACCCCATTTACAAAGGTTACAAGGCAGTCTTGGACTCAAAATCCACAGAGGAGACCCTG GCATTACATGCGAGTTGGGAACCCAGGCACTCAATTCACTGCTACAGGTTTCCAGGGCAGCAGTATGTGAAATTGGGAGCTGCTCTTCGCCATTTTGGATACACTATCGTAGCTCTACACGGATGTTTGCAAACCGAAATTCAG ACCCCGCATTCAGTCCGAGCCCTCTTCAAAGATCCATGCTTCCAAGTTGCTGCAGAAGTATCAAAAGTTCTCAGGGAGCTTGCCAATTGCATAAGGGCCCGACGCCACTGCGGTCAAGAGCTGCTCTCGGATCATCTCCATGAAGCCTTACAAGACCTCAACACGGCCGTAAAATCCCAGCCCAGGCTCTTCCTTGGCTCCAACAAGAATCAAGCCACTAACATGCTTGCAGTAGCTGCAGCAACAGCACGCCAGAAACGTGAAAAATACTCTGGGGTGTCCTTATCAAGCGTGAAAACAGACAGTTCAGCACTGATGGAATGGAAAAGCAAAAGGGCTTCTGAACAATCTTCAGAGGCAGATAGAAAGGTGTTGAGGCCCACACTAAGCAAGCTTGCCATCACTAGCCTGGAGTTCTCGGAAGCGCTTCCCTTTGCTGCCTTTGCATCATTGCTAGTAGAGACAGTGGCAAGGCTTGAGCTTGTAATTGCGGAAGTTGAAGAACTGGCGAGGGTAGCGACCTTCAAAGAGTATAAACCTGATGATGAGTTTGTTGTGATCTGCGAACCATCCCAAATGCGGAATGCTGACACTTTACATTGTAATTTGCCTTCCCATGGGGCAGAATGA